From Hydractinia symbiolongicarpus strain clone_291-10 chromosome 11, HSymV2.1, whole genome shotgun sequence, the proteins below share one genomic window:
- the LOC130614298 gene encoding cilia- and flagella-associated protein 418-like, with product MFINQIVSNEACLKTPCQQSFDKAFYDTITVYSRHLNYSKLQAFLLINKMGDIDDLLDEVESKFCSDGQSSTSKVKSIKPKKSSTSSNINADNLDDIINDIIEDDGLEAVLKRNRSDSALSSNNSLNCSVDSKLKCVSIYIGGSTKRFGAASGAHQNPCDRLHCTSCDNKIVTFDDFKWAEADCNYLVFRNNYPDFSRLKSKLLPRKGFRSYCCQCSWLSVKDLLELRSYKPDFKWVCRKH from the exons ATGTTTATCAATCAAATTGTATCAAATGAAGCCTGTTTGAAAACTCCATGTCAACAGTCTTTTGACAAAGCTTTTTATGATACCATTACAGTATATAGCCGACATTTAAATTACAGTAAATTACAAGCTTTCCTTCTTATAAACAAGATGGGTGATATTGATGATCTTCTTGATGAGGTAGAGTCAAAGTTTTGTTCAGATGGTCAATCCAGCACTAGTAAAGTTAAATCAATAAAGCCAAAGAAATCCTCAACATCCTCAAATAT aaatgcGGATAATCTTGATGATATTATAAATGACATTATTGAGGATGATGGTCTGGAAGCAGTTTTGAAAAGG aaTCGAAGCGATTCAGCATTATCTTCCAACAATAGTTTAAACTGTAGTGTTGATTCAAAGTTAAAATGTGTCAGTATTTACATTGGTGGTTCAACAAAACGTTTCGGGGCTGCTTCTGGTGCACATCAAAA TCCATGCGACAGACTGCATTGCACATCATGTGATAATAAGATTGTAACATTTGATGATTTCAAATGGGCGGAAGCGGACTGCAATTATCTGGTATTTCGGAATAACTATCCAGACTTCAGTAGATTAAAATCTAAACTTCTACCGCGAAAAG GTTTTCGTTCCTATTGCTGTCAATGTAGCTGGTTGTCCGTAAAAGATTTACTTGAATTGAGATCATACAAGCCTGATTTTAAGTGGGTTTGTAGAAAACATTAG
- the LOC130614299 gene encoding basic phospholipase A2 nigroxin B-like, translating into MMLGGVFSLLSIIFLFSPTNGGLNQLCELIDFYDKAKHTAECITYDNYGCWCGSGGSGKPVDATDRCCQRHDFCYDRILQKNECSPYLHQYEHSNGTCYDPAGTCPYNTCECDRKLAMCLSKSPYEWRYWGHRLWPGNC; encoded by the exons ATGATGCTGGGAGGTGTATTTAGTCTTCTTTCCATCATTTTTCTCTTCTCTCCGACAAATGGTGGACTGAATCAACTTTGTGAACTTATTGATTTCTATGACAAAGCAAAGCATACTGCTGAGTGTATTACCTACGATAATTATGGATGCTGGTGCGGTTCAGGTGGGTCGGGTAAACCAGTAGATGCAACAGATAGATGCTGCCAAAGACATGATTTTTGTTATGACAGAATACTTCAAAAGAATGAATGTAGTCCGTATCTACATCAATATGAGCACAGCAATGGAACGTGTT atgaCCCTGCAGGCACCTGCCCATACAATACATGCGAATGCGACCGCAAACTTGCTATGTGTCTCAGTAAAAGTCCTTACGAATGGAGATACTGGGGACATCGTTTATGGCCaggaaattgttga
- the LOC130613583 gene encoding uncharacterized protein LOC130613583 has product MLCLKRDLLRRKAAIILIGVFVGLSYRILISRGNFLNTQFYLPTYTGQHKTLSKRDAMTAKLQFITDWTEFINSRTNFTRIHNGCNMTWKKQNAIPWMKKLERTCSDKSFISIWNINPVGEFSRVVLQTQFTNGTIKLYGGDYWRVYVRGSSSVPVLKTDLGNGSYEFKFFPLLSGSYKLDISLEYTLCDGIKEPPDDWFRKGNVQGKEQKHGILFHDMPYINKTLWSGTEINFYVPSNRLLAKETSFLMDEMCAADEVSSCKYLWNGFGGWLNKTTWQPLCFVSLCVLMVMKMMDTRCRMILCLLNILQINMPLFTIFRGKVLFCFKGAAIPRYPRHKEGILWIFGDSVSSQFYHSIKRNRICKQIFKNCMYSYNWIYSLENYNLTLKRYVRRNSTVEKKLWNDLDFDAGKVIKELQQAVLNPSMDSKSAILLNYGLHFTEATNFTNFKKLIKEVVNLKDQIKCKIIWRTTTSLNRHKYSMPNLHSRRFMTSQFYIYTVNPQGTSTLIQRRIDRVQLYNAYATNEFCKAGIDVLDIYPLTDSYPFGTGSARSRTDPVHYEYHVMRPMEVQLERVFQPL; this is encoded by the exons ATGCTGTGTTTAAAAAGAGATTTACTTCGCAGGAAAGCTGCCATTATACTAATCGGTGTTTTTGTAGGTTTATCATACAGAATTTTGATCAGTCGTGGTAACTTTTTGAATACGCAATTTTATCTTCCAACCTACACTGGACAACATAAAACTTTGTCAAAGCGCGATGCTATGACTGCGAAATTACAGTTCATAACTGATTGGACAGAATTCATAAATTCGAGGACTAACTTTACACGAATTCATAATGGCTGTAACATGACTTGGAAAAAGCAAAACGCTATACCATGGATGAAAAAATTAGAACGAACTTGTTCAGATAAAAGTTTTATATCAATCTGGAATATCAACCCTGTTGGAGAGTTTAGCAGGGTAGTATTGCAAACACAGTTTACTAATGGCACTATTAAACTCTATGGAGGAGATTATTGGAGAGTGTATGTTAGAGGAAGTTCGTCCGTTCCAGTTTTAAAAACCGATTTAGGAAATGGTTCTTACGAATTCAAATTTTTTCCTCTTTTAAGTGGTTCCTACAAACTTGATATTAGTTTGGAATACACATTGTGCGATGGTATAAAAGAACCGCCAGATGATTGGTTTAGAAAAG gcAATGTTCAAGGAAAAGAACAAAAACATGGTATATTATTCCACGATATGCCGTATATCAACAAAACACTTTGGTCTGGAACAGAGATCAACTTTTACGTTCCTTCAAACAGATTGTTAGCAAAAG AAACATCATTTTTAATGGACGAAATGTGTGCTGCAGATGAAGTAAGTAGTTGTAAGTATTTATGGAATGGTTTTGGTGGATGGTTGAATAAAACAACATGGCAACCACTGTGTTTTG TTTCTCTGTGTGTCTTGATGGTAATGAAAATGATGGATACAAGATGCAGAATGATTTTATGC ctgcttaatattttgcaaattaaTATGCCGTTGTTTACAATTTTTCgag gCAAAGTTCTATTTTGTTTCAAAGGTGCAGCAATACCTCGCTATCCCAGACACAAGGAAGGAATTTTATGGATATTTGGCGACTCCGTTTCATCACAGTTCTATCATAGTATTAAACGAAACAGAATTTGTAAACAGATATTCAAAAATTGTATGTATTCATACAACTGGATTTACAGCCTGGAAAACTACAATCTCACTCTTAAGAGATACGTTCGACGTAATAGTACGGTTGAGAAAAAATTGTGGAACGATCTAGACTTTGATGCTGGAAAAGTGATAAAGGAATTACAACAAGCTGTTTTAAATCCTTCTATGGACTCAAAAAGTGCGATTCTTTTAAACTACGGTCTGCATTTTACCGAAGCCACAAATTTCACAAActttaaaaagttaataaaggAAGTCGTTAATTTAAAAGATCAGATCAAATGTAAAATAATATGGCGGACGACGACTTCGTTAAATCGACATAAATATTCGATGCCGAACCTGCATTCTAGAAGGTTCATGACGTCACAG TTTTATATTTACACAGTTAACCCACAGGGCACGTCAACGTTGATTCAACGTCGTATTGAC CGTGTCCAACTGTACAATGCATATGCTACAAATGAATTCTGCAAAGCTGGTATCGATGTGCTGGATATCTATCCTCTCACGGACTCATACCCATTTGGAACCGGAAGTGCCAGGTCACGTACTGATCCTGTTCATTACGAGTACCACGTGATGAGACCTATGGAGGTGCAGCTAGAAAGAGTGTTCCAACCTCTGTAG
- the LOC130614296 gene encoding saccharopine dehydrogenase-like oxidoreductase: MDHRPYDITIYGASGFTGQYVAAEAVRTCKEKKIAIAGRKKDKLEKVLEFIRKEIGTDDALNNVGIVIADNSNNDSVMEMCRQSRIVINCVGPFRWYGEQVVRCCVEASSNYVDISGEPEFLQTCQIKYHEEAKEKGIHIVGACGFDSVPADFGLEVLRDKFPGELTAAESYIHLYGAGKGNYGTYLTIIHSIVTRANVKAQQKVIFKEKLSYTGPRLKLRNPGFSNSENKWFVPFLGADASVVKRTQLHESSVHNKTPVQYAAYMTMGSILHLVCGFLFALVMFVLTKCAWGIKLLEDYPKLFSFGVFSKDGVTPEELAKSGFKMVFHGKGYSKKPESSTSAGRPDRSMSMKFCGPEVGYIFTSISLVAAASTILDDSLRNSGGVLTPGSALRETQFLERLTKRGVKIEII; the protein is encoded by the exons ATGGATCATCGACCATACGACATAACTATCTATGGAGCTTCTGGATTTACTGGTCAATATGTAGCTGCGGAGGCTGTAAGGACATGCAAGGAAAAGAAAATTGCAATTGCTGgcagaaaaaaagataaattgGAGAAGGTTCTAGAATTTATTAGGAAGGAAATAG GTACTGATGATGCATTGAATAATGTTGGGATTGTTATAGCAGATAATTCAAACAATGATTCTGTAATGGAAATGTGTAGACAAAGTAGAATTGTAATCAACTGTGTTGGTCCT TTTCGTTGGTATGGTGAACAAGTCGTACGATGCTGTGTTGAGGCATCGTCAAATTATGTGGATATAAGTGGTGAACCAGAG TTTCTTCAAACTTGTCAAATAAAGTATCACGAGGAGGCTAAGGAAAAGGGGATCCACATAGTTGGTGCTTGTGGTTTTGACAGCGTTCCTGCAGATTTTGGGCTAGAGGTTTTACGTGATAAATTTCCAG gTGAATTGACTGCAGCAGAAAGTTACATACATTTGTATGGTGCAGGAAAG GGAAATTATGGTACATACTTAACAATTATTCACAGCATCGTAACTCGTGCAAATGTCAAAGCCCAACAGAAAGTTATCTTTAAAGAAAAGTTGAGTTACACTGGACCCAGATTGAAACTAAG AAATCCTGGTTTCAGTAATTCCGAGAATAAATGGTTTGTTCCATTTTTGGGCGCTGATGCATCTGTAGTGAAGCGCACACAGTTGCATGAATCAAGCGTGCACAACAAAACACCAGTGCAGTATGCAGCCTACATGACAATGGGTTCCATACTCCACCTTGTATGtggatttttgtttgcattaGTGATGTTCGTGTTAACAAAATGTGCATGGGGAATTAAACTTCTTGAAGAT TACCCGAAATTATTCTCGTTTGGTGTTTTCTCCAAAGATGGCGTCACTCCAGAAGAG ctcGCTAAAAGTGGGTTCAAAATGGTGTTTCATGGAAAGGGATACAGTAAGAAGCCTGAATCGAG CACGTCAGCTGGTCGTCCTGATCGAAGcatgtcaatgaaattttgtggtCCAG AAGTTGGATATATATTTACATCCATTAGTCTTGTGGCTGCTGCGAGTACCATTTTGGATGATTCGCTAAGAAACAG tggTGGTGTACTCACTCCTGGGTCTGCATTGAGAGAAACTCAGTTTTTGGAGCGATTGACTAAACGAGGCGTTAAGATTGAGATAATTTGA